In the Hordeum vulgare subsp. vulgare chromosome 7H, MorexV3_pseudomolecules_assembly, whole genome shotgun sequence genome, one interval contains:
- the LOC123412473 gene encoding uncharacterized protein LOC123412473: MASTALEQLDCERWLMRRRRHDTPPHTPFVLLGMVAVLVARGGASRDPAVCVRACRVLQYRALVAKAKATARRTGIRAARKRTATWKSIQRQLVCATVSCNGLHRWSPWGGGGAS, encoded by the coding sequence ATGGCCTCTACCGCGCTGGAGCAGCTCGACTGCGAGCGGTGGCTCATGCGGCGGCGGCGACACGACACTCCTCCGCACACGCCGTTCGTGCTCTTGGGGATGGTGGCGGTTCTCGTGGCGCGAGGTGGCGCATCTCGTGATCCGGCCGTCTGTGTCCGCGCGTGCAGGGTGCTCCAGTATCgggccctggtggccaaggccaaggcgacggcgaggaggactggAATCCGGGCGGCGAGGAAGAGGACTGCCACTTGGAAGAGCATCCAACGACAACTCGTGTGTGCCACCGTGAGCTGCAACGGCCTGCACAGATGGAGCccctggggaggaggaggagcttctTAG